The following are encoded in a window of bacterium SCSIO 12643 genomic DNA:
- a CDS encoding dienelactone hydrolase family protein: MSKEHQIDITTSARYYLNGQISDKVKVVWFVFHGYGMLAEDFIKNFDGISDENTLIVAPEGTHRYYKRGTRNQISANWMTSDLRDADIQNNTQYLNSVLETLFDQGLSTESKIGVVGFSQGGPTAFRWVSQLDRSIDMLIAWGTDLPQEVLENNQNLRKVNESNIKLVIGSDDEYIDSDRVDNFIIDYSDKGVEFDYHTFDGGHKIHSETMRYFHARMMNGGQEF; the protein is encoded by the coding sequence ATGTCTAAGGAGCATCAAATCGATATTACTACTTCTGCCAGATATTATCTCAACGGTCAAATTTCGGATAAGGTTAAGGTTGTTTGGTTTGTATTTCATGGATATGGAATGCTTGCGGAAGATTTTATAAAAAACTTTGATGGTATCTCTGACGAGAATACGTTGATTGTTGCTCCAGAAGGAACACATCGTTATTACAAGAGAGGAACTCGAAATCAAATATCAGCGAACTGGATGACTTCGGATTTACGTGATGCTGATATTCAGAATAACACTCAATATCTTAATAGTGTTTTAGAGACCTTGTTTGATCAGGGACTATCTACTGAAAGTAAAATAGGAGTGGTAGGGTTTTCACAAGGTGGTCCTACTGCATTCAGATGGGTTAGTCAATTGGATAGGTCTATTGATATGTTGATCGCCTGGGGTACGGATTTACCTCAGGAAGTTCTTGAGAACAATCAAAATTTAAGAAAGGTGAATGAATCTAATATTAAATTGGTGATAGGTTCAGATGATGAATATATAGATTCTGATAGAGTAGATAACTTTATCATAGATTATAGCGATAAGGGAGTAGAGTTTGATTATCATACTTTTGATGGAGGTCATAAAATCCATAGTGAAACCATGCGCTATTTTCATGCGAGAATGATGAATGGAGGTCAGGAATTTTAA
- a CDS encoding M23 family metallopeptidase → MSNTKYRYNPGTLSYEREETSMKSKVLRTLGFLATGIVFGGIFLVTFLYFIDSPKEKELIRENEQWKLQYSILNKRVADMEKVLTNIEDRDDNIYRVIFEAEPIHDNVRKAGFGGSDRYKGLMGFNNSEQIMKTTKNLDILSKRVYIQSKSLDDVYQMARNKEKMLASIPAIMPVAKENLTRIASGYGMRIHPVFKVRKMHTGMDFTAPTGTEIHSTGDGKVVKVVSERRGYGKQVVIDHGYGYRTRYAHLSKFNVRVGQKIKRGDVIGYVGNTGTSTGPHLHYEVEKNGAKINPANFYSNDLTPEEYELMLELSSRANQSFD, encoded by the coding sequence ATGTCAAATACAAAATATAGGTACAATCCAGGAACGTTAAGTTACGAACGTGAGGAAACTTCAATGAAGTCTAAAGTCTTAAGAACTCTAGGTTTTTTAGCAACTGGGATTGTATTTGGAGGCATCTTTCTTGTCACATTCCTTTACTTTATTGATTCTCCAAAGGAAAAGGAATTAATCAGAGAAAATGAACAATGGAAATTGCAATACTCCATTTTAAATAAAAGAGTTGCAGATATGGAAAAAGTTTTGACCAACATCGAAGATCGTGATGACAATATTTATCGTGTGATTTTTGAAGCAGAACCCATCCATGATAATGTTCGAAAAGCTGGATTCGGTGGTTCTGATAGATATAAAGGTTTAATGGGCTTTAATAACTCAGAGCAAATTATGAAAACCACCAAAAATCTGGATATTCTATCCAAGAGAGTTTATATCCAATCCAAATCTTTGGATGATGTATACCAGATGGCTAGAAATAAAGAAAAAATGTTAGCCTCAATTCCAGCAATTATGCCTGTTGCGAAAGAAAATCTTACCCGAATTGCTTCAGGATATGGAATGAGAATCCATCCGGTATTTAAAGTTCGTAAAATGCATACGGGAATGGATTTTACCGCTCCTACCGGAACCGAAATTCACTCAACTGGCGATGGTAAAGTCGTAAAAGTGGTTAGTGAAAGACGCGGATATGGAAAACAAGTGGTTATTGACCATGGATATGGTTATAGAACCAGATACGCACATTTAAGTAAGTTCAATGTACGTGTGGGACAAAAAATTAAACGTGGAGATGTTATTGGATATGTGGGTAACACAGGAACTTCAACTGGTCCACACTTACATTATGAGGTTGAAAAGAATGGAGCGAAGATTAACCCAGCAAATTTCTATTCTAATGACCTTACTCCTGAAGAGTATGAATTAATGCTAGAGTTGTCTTCTAGAGCAAATCAATCTTTCGACTAA
- a CDS encoding S9 family peptidase, whose protein sequence is MNKLMLGIIGLSVIGTSCSNSEVANKKMEEPSKWEQIKVTYPQTAKKDSITNYFGTDINDPYAWLEDDNSEETKQWVIEENKVTEGYLSQIPFRGKIKERYTKLINYEKVSAPRKVGDYYFMNKNDGLQDQSVIYFRKGESGEWSVFMDPNKMSEEGTVTIGLLGASKDNKLIAYRYSEAGSDWGEIRVRDIEKNEDIKDVIKWVKFSGSSWLNDGFFYSGFEAPTEGNELSAENKYHTVYYHKIGTDQSEDRLVYRDTKDPNLYHGVSVTEDEKYLVLYVYQGTDNVDIHFKPASDVSGAFKPLITGFTSKSDVIEHVNGKFLVRTDMDAPLNQVVAIDPANTDKSNWEVVIPESENYLSSVATGGGKMFAQYMINATTKIFVMEYDGSGKTEIKLPGTGSASNMGGKKDEMKLFYSFTSFLYPPTIFEYDVTTGESAEYYKPAIDFDPSQYVEKQEWFTSKDGTKVPVFIVHKKDLKKDGNNPTLLYAYGGFNISLTPSFSTSRIILLENGGVYVMANLRGGGEFGEEWHQAGMKMKKQNVFDDFIGAAEYLIKENYTSSEKLAIEGRSNGGLLIGAVMDQRPDLARVAYPGVGVMDMLKYHQFTIGWGWTPEYGASSDSKEMFEYLYGYSPLHNIKDGVSYPCTMVSTADHDDRVVPAHSFKFAARLQEAHKGENPVLIRIETNAGHGAGKPMSKVIEEQADHWAFMFYNMGYTDLYSNSEQ, encoded by the coding sequence ATGAATAAATTAATGCTAGGCATTATCGGGTTAAGTGTAATTGGAACCAGTTGCAGTAATTCCGAAGTGGCCAATAAAAAAATGGAAGAGCCTTCAAAGTGGGAGCAAATCAAAGTAACTTATCCCCAAACAGCAAAAAAGGATTCAATAACCAATTATTTCGGAACCGATATTAATGACCCATATGCATGGTTAGAAGATGATAATTCTGAAGAAACAAAACAGTGGGTTATTGAGGAAAATAAGGTGACCGAAGGTTATTTAAGTCAAATACCATTTAGAGGTAAAATCAAGGAACGTTATACGAAGTTGATTAATTATGAAAAAGTGTCTGCACCACGTAAAGTTGGAGATTACTATTTCATGAATAAAAATGATGGGTTACAGGATCAGAGCGTGATTTATTTCAGAAAAGGAGAGTCTGGAGAATGGAGCGTTTTTATGGATCCAAACAAGATGAGTGAGGAAGGAACCGTGACGATTGGATTACTTGGCGCATCAAAAGATAATAAGTTAATTGCATACAGATATTCGGAAGCAGGCTCTGACTGGGGAGAAATTCGTGTGAGAGATATTGAAAAGAATGAGGATATCAAGGATGTGATCAAATGGGTGAAGTTTTCCGGTTCAAGTTGGTTAAACGATGGATTCTTTTATAGTGGATTCGAAGCGCCAACTGAAGGAAATGAATTATCCGCAGAGAATAAATATCATACCGTATATTATCATAAAATCGGAACAGATCAATCTGAAGATAGATTGGTGTATAGAGATACAAAAGATCCAAACTTATATCATGGTGTATCTGTAACTGAGGATGAAAAGTATTTAGTACTTTATGTATATCAGGGAACAGATAATGTGGATATTCATTTCAAACCTGCTTCTGATGTTTCCGGAGCGTTTAAACCATTGATTACCGGATTTACTTCTAAGAGTGATGTGATTGAGCATGTAAATGGTAAGTTCTTAGTAAGGACAGATATGGATGCCCCATTAAATCAGGTTGTGGCTATCGATCCTGCGAATACAGATAAATCTAATTGGGAAGTAGTGATTCCTGAGTCAGAAAACTATTTGTCTTCGGTAGCAACTGGAGGTGGAAAGATGTTTGCACAATATATGATCAATGCGACTACGAAAATCTTTGTAATGGAGTATGATGGATCAGGTAAAACAGAGATTAAACTTCCTGGAACTGGTTCAGCAAGTAATATGGGTGGAAAGAAAGATGAAATGAAATTATTCTATTCATTTACTTCATTCTTATATCCTCCAACCATATTCGAATACGATGTGACTACGGGTGAGTCTGCAGAGTACTATAAGCCTGCGATTGATTTTGACCCAAGTCAGTATGTAGAAAAACAAGAGTGGTTTACCAGTAAAGACGGCACTAAAGTTCCTGTGTTTATTGTACATAAGAAAGACCTAAAGAAAGACGGGAACAATCCAACGTTGTTATATGCGTATGGAGGTTTCAATATTTCGTTGACACCTTCATTTAGCACATCAAGAATCATCTTGTTAGAAAATGGTGGCGTATATGTGATGGCCAATCTAAGAGGTGGCGGTGAATTTGGAGAAGAATGGCACCAGGCCGGGATGAAGATGAAAAAACAAAATGTTTTTGATGATTTCATTGGAGCAGCAGAATACCTAATAAAGGAAAATTATACATCATCAGAAAAACTAGCGATTGAAGGAAGATCAAATGGCGGACTTTTGATTGGAGCAGTGATGGATCAGCGTCCGGATTTAGCTCGTGTAGCTTACCCAGGTGTTGGAGTAATGGATATGTTAAAGTATCACCAGTTTACTATTGGATGGGGCTGGACTCCGGAATATGGAGCAAGTTCAGATAGCAAAGAGATGTTTGAGTATTTATATGGATATTCACCATTACATAATATCAAGGATGGAGTTTCTTATCCGTGTACTATGGTGTCAACAGCTGATCATGATGACCGTGTAGTGCCTGCGCACTCGTTCAAATTCGCTGCAAGACTACAGGAAGCACATAAAGGAGAAAATCCGGTATTGATTAGAATCGAAACCAATGCAGGTCATGGTGCAGGTAAGCCAATGTCTAAAGTAATCGAAGAACAAGCAGACCATTGGGCATTTATGTTCTACAATATGGGGTATACTGACCTATACTCGAATTCTGAGCAGTAG
- the rfaD gene encoding ADP-glyceromanno-heptose 6-epimerase yields the protein MIVVTGAAGFIASALVSRLNQDGYKDIVVVDDFSREDKNKNLEGKTFVQKVHRDDFHNWLDENHRLTEFIFHLGARTDTTEFDVDLFNRLNLNYTKKIWQQCVKYGLPLVYASSAATYGMGEYGYEDQDELAYKLKPLNPYGDSKNDFDKWALEQEQKPYHWVGVKFFNVFGPNEFHKGRMASVVFHTFNQIQKTGAMKLFASHHPDYKDGEQIRDFVYVKDALDVLMFHMENRNHSGLYNLGTGKSRTFYDLAAATFKALNLEPKISFIPTPEDIRDKYQYFTEAKMDKIREVGYDKTFMELEDAIKDYVQNYLVPHAYY from the coding sequence ATGATAGTAGTAACAGGTGCAGCAGGATTTATTGCAAGTGCGTTGGTGAGTAGATTGAACCAGGATGGATATAAAGATATCGTTGTTGTGGATGATTTTTCTCGCGAGGATAAGAATAAGAATTTAGAAGGAAAGACCTTTGTTCAAAAGGTCCATAGAGATGATTTTCATAATTGGTTAGACGAAAACCATAGATTAACCGAATTTATTTTCCATTTAGGTGCGCGAACGGATACTACCGAATTTGATGTAGATTTATTCAATCGATTGAATTTGAACTACACCAAAAAGATTTGGCAACAATGTGTTAAATATGGTTTGCCATTGGTTTATGCTTCATCAGCTGCTACATATGGGATGGGGGAGTATGGTTATGAAGATCAAGATGAACTTGCATATAAGTTGAAACCACTAAATCCATATGGTGATTCCAAAAATGATTTTGATAAATGGGCATTAGAGCAGGAACAAAAACCTTATCACTGGGTGGGTGTTAAGTTCTTTAATGTTTTTGGTCCAAACGAATTCCATAAGGGGAGAATGGCATCTGTCGTCTTCCATACATTCAATCAAATTCAAAAAACCGGTGCCATGAAGTTATTCGCTTCACACCATCCAGATTATAAAGATGGAGAGCAAATAAGAGACTTTGTTTATGTGAAAGATGCTTTAGATGTTTTGATGTTTCATATGGAAAATAGAAATCATTCCGGACTATATAATTTGGGTACAGGAAAATCAAGAACTTTTTATGATTTAGCTGCAGCTACATTTAAGGCACTGAATTTAGAACCAAAGATTAGCTTTATTCCTACTCCTGAGGATATACGCGATAAGTATCAATACTTCACTGAAGCGAAAATGGATAAAATTCGCGAAGTAGGTTACGATAAGACTTTTATGGAATTAGAAGATGCCATCAAGGATTATGTTCAGAACTACCTTGTACCGCATGCTTATTATTAG
- a CDS encoding DUF983 domain-containing protein — protein MKSIIKGKCPRCRKSDIFCSTNPYNFKKLFLMPEHCDSCGLKFNMEPGFFYGAMYVGYGLSVAYLTAVYVAMEVLLDDFAVGLYFILGIGSLIVFTPFIFRLSRSIWLTMFVKYDKDAEAKWAKELNGEKRENPCINV, from the coding sequence ATGAAATCAATCATTAAAGGTAAGTGTCCACGATGTAGAAAATCGGATATATTCTGTTCTACAAATCCGTATAATTTTAAGAAGTTATTTTTAATGCCAGAGCATTGTGATAGCTGCGGGTTGAAATTTAATATGGAACCCGGTTTTTTCTACGGAGCAATGTATGTTGGATATGGGTTAAGCGTTGCGTATTTAACAGCGGTGTATGTAGCTATGGAAGTATTACTGGACGATTTTGCTGTTGGCCTATATTTTATTCTTGGAATAGGCTCTTTAATTGTATTTACTCCATTTATTTTTAGGTTATCCAGATCGATTTGGTTAACGATGTTTGTAAAGTATGATAAAGATGCGGAAGCAAAGTGGGCCAAAGAATTGAATGGCGAAAAAAGAGAGAATCCTTGTATAAACGTGTAA
- a CDS encoding NAD(P)-binding domain-containing protein produces the protein MLNSQSNIGIIGAGAMGSGIAQVAATAGHEVCLFDLNEKSLQDSKSKLAKIMARLVEKGRVTVEESEAIQGRVKYVDGLSHFECCDLVIEAVVEKLQVKQELFSHLENVMKEDAVLATNTSSLSIASIGGKLKNPERLLGIHFFNPAPLMPLVEIVPSLVTESAIVDNVKDLIDSWKKVTVIAKDTPGFIVNRVARPFYSEAIKMLEEGFADEATIDWAMKELGGFRMGPFELMDLIGHDVNYVVTETVWTEMYFDPRYKPALTQKRLVEANRLGRKSGQGFYNYKDASGNAEPNKDEKLGKAILSRILNMLVNEAIDALFLQIASKEDIDTAMTKGVNYPKGLITWGAEIGFDAVLDGLNESFERYGDDRYRPSVLLKDLVSKRATI, from the coding sequence ATGTTAAATAGTCAAAGTAACATAGGTATAATCGGTGCCGGAGCTATGGGCTCAGGAATTGCGCAGGTTGCAGCGACCGCTGGACATGAGGTTTGTTTGTTCGATTTAAATGAAAAGTCTTTACAGGATTCGAAAAGCAAATTGGCTAAAATTATGGCTAGATTGGTTGAGAAGGGAAGAGTAACCGTTGAAGAAAGTGAGGCAATTCAGGGACGTGTAAAATACGTAGATGGATTAAGTCATTTTGAGTGTTGTGATCTGGTTATTGAAGCAGTGGTTGAGAAACTTCAGGTTAAACAAGAGTTATTTTCTCATCTGGAGAATGTCATGAAAGAAGATGCCGTATTGGCGACAAATACATCTTCATTGTCAATTGCTTCGATCGGTGGTAAACTAAAAAATCCGGAGAGATTATTAGGAATACATTTCTTCAATCCAGCACCGTTGATGCCATTAGTGGAAATTGTACCTTCATTAGTTACGGAGTCTGCAATTGTGGATAATGTAAAGGATTTAATTGATTCATGGAAGAAGGTTACTGTAATAGCAAAGGATACGCCTGGGTTTATTGTAAATAGGGTCGCAAGACCGTTTTATAGTGAAGCGATCAAAATGTTAGAAGAGGGGTTTGCGGATGAAGCAACGATTGATTGGGCGATGAAGGAACTGGGTGGTTTCAGAATGGGACCATTTGAATTGATGGATTTAATCGGTCATGATGTAAATTATGTTGTAACAGAAACCGTTTGGACTGAAATGTACTTTGATCCTAGATATAAACCAGCTTTGACTCAGAAACGTTTGGTTGAGGCAAACAGGTTAGGACGTAAATCTGGGCAGGGGTTTTATAATTATAAGGATGCAAGCGGAAACGCAGAGCCAAATAAAGATGAAAAACTTGGAAAAGCGATTCTAAGTCGTATTTTAAATATGTTGGTAAATGAAGCTATAGATGCGTTATTCCTTCAGATTGCTTCAAAAGAAGATATTGATACCGCAATGACTAAAGGAGTGAATTATCCAAAAGGTCTAATTACATGGGGAGCTGAGATTGGTTTTGATGCTGTTTTAGATGGATTAAATGAATCTTTCGAAAGATACGGGGATGATAGATATCGTCCAAGTGTATTATTAAAAGATCTAGTTAGTAAGAGGGCAACGATTTAA
- a CDS encoding MerR family transcriptional regulator, producing the protein MSLKKQPVQKMFYTIGEVAGMFNENTSLIRYWEKEFDIIKPKKNKKGNRLFTPQDVENLKIIHHLVKERGFTLDGAKKKMRENKQDVINEKEIIDHLLEIKSFLLDLKKSID; encoded by the coding sequence ATGTCTTTAAAGAAACAACCTGTGCAAAAAATGTTCTACACCATTGGTGAAGTTGCAGGTATGTTTAATGAAAACACATCTCTGATTCGTTATTGGGAAAAAGAGTTTGATATCATCAAACCCAAAAAGAATAAAAAGGGAAATAGACTATTCACTCCTCAAGATGTTGAGAATCTAAAAATCATTCACCATCTGGTAAAGGAACGTGGGTTTACTTTGGATGGGGCAAAAAAGAAAATGCGGGAGAATAAACAAGATGTGATCAACGAAAAGGAAATCATCGATCACCTACTTGAAATCAAATCTTTTTTGCTGGATCTTAAAAAGTCTATTGACTAA
- a CDS encoding 2-(1,2-epoxy-1,2-dihydrophenyl)acetyl-CoA isomerase has protein sequence MSEYIQFEEKEGVGIIRLNRPDKYNSFVREMALAFQKYMDYCADNDLIRAVLVTGNGKAFCAGQDLAEAIDPDGPELSKIVSEHYNPIILRIRELKKPVVAAVNGVAAGAGANIALACDITLAAKSSAFIQAFSKIGLIPDSGGTYYLPRIIGMQKASALMMLGDKVMADDAEKMGMIYKAVEDAELENESFGIAKKLAKMPTLGLALTKQALNSSFVNNLEEQLDLEDTLQTVAGNSYDYQEGVNAFLEKRKPEFKGK, from the coding sequence ATGAGTGAATATATCCAATTTGAAGAAAAAGAAGGTGTCGGTATCATTAGGTTGAATAGACCGGATAAGTATAATTCATTTGTGAGAGAAATGGCCCTTGCGTTTCAAAAATATATGGACTACTGCGCTGATAATGATTTGATTCGTGCGGTTTTGGTGACTGGGAATGGAAAGGCTTTTTGTGCCGGACAGGATTTAGCAGAAGCTATAGATCCGGATGGACCTGAATTGTCAAAAATTGTTAGCGAACATTATAATCCAATCATTTTAAGAATAAGAGAGCTTAAAAAACCAGTAGTAGCTGCTGTAAATGGAGTAGCCGCTGGAGCTGGAGCAAACATAGCTTTAGCGTGTGATATTACGTTAGCCGCTAAATCATCTGCTTTTATTCAGGCATTTAGTAAAATAGGTTTAATTCCGGATAGTGGAGGAACTTACTATTTGCCAAGAATAATTGGGATGCAGAAAGCTTCAGCATTAATGATGTTGGGAGATAAAGTAATGGCTGATGATGCAGAAAAAATGGGGATGATTTATAAGGCTGTTGAAGATGCAGAATTGGAAAACGAGTCTTTCGGAATCGCAAAAAAACTAGCTAAAATGCCAACATTGGGATTGGCATTAACGAAGCAGGCGTTGAATTCGTCATTTGTAAATAATCTGGAAGAGCAATTAGACTTAGAGGATACTTTACAAACAGTAGCAGGAAATAGTTATGATTATCAAGAAGGGGTAAATGCCTTTTTAGAAAAAAGAAAACCAGAATTTAAAGGGAAATAA
- a CDS encoding SDR family NAD(P)-dependent oxidoreductase, which yields MGKTALITGATSGIGKACATILAKNNYDLIITGRRNERLQELKLQLEKECQTQITTLCFDVRNREETINSLSSLNNNQKKVNLLINNAGLAVGINPIDQGDFEDWDRMIDTNVTGLLNVSKTVIPWLKESENPHIINIGSIAGKEVYPNGNVYCASKHAVDAISKAMRLDLVRHNIKVTNIAPGLVETEFSNVRFYGDKEKADQVYVGMDPLTPEDIADTIWFCASRPVHVNIADVLILPAAQANSVTVIRK from the coding sequence ATGGGAAAAACTGCATTAATTACCGGAGCTACTTCGGGTATAGGAAAGGCTTGCGCCACTATTCTAGCCAAAAACAATTATGATTTAATTATCACCGGCAGACGTAATGAACGCTTGCAAGAATTAAAACTTCAATTAGAAAAGGAATGCCAGACTCAAATCACTACACTTTGTTTTGATGTTAGAAATCGTGAAGAAACAATCAACTCATTAAGCAGTTTAAATAATAATCAAAAGAAAGTCAACCTTCTTATCAATAATGCAGGATTGGCAGTAGGAATCAATCCAATCGACCAGGGTGATTTTGAAGATTGGGATCGTATGATTGACACCAATGTGACCGGCCTCCTGAACGTGAGCAAAACAGTTATTCCCTGGCTAAAAGAATCTGAAAACCCTCATATCATTAATATTGGATCTATTGCAGGTAAAGAAGTATATCCAAACGGAAATGTTTATTGTGCTTCAAAACATGCGGTTGATGCCATTTCAAAGGCAATGCGATTGGATCTCGTGCGCCACAATATAAAAGTGACGAACATTGCTCCTGGGTTGGTAGAAACCGAATTTTCCAATGTACGATTTTATGGCGATAAGGAAAAAGCGGATCAGGTTTATGTGGGAATGGATCCACTGACACCTGAAGATATTGCGGACACCATTTGGTTCTGTGCGTCAAGACCAGTACATGTAAATATTGCGGACGTATTGATTCTACCCGCTGCGCAAGCGAATTCCGTTACAGTTATTAGAAAATAG
- the fabD gene encoding ACP S-malonyltransferase, with amino-acid sequence MKGYVFPGQGAQFTGMGLDLYENSDVAKELFHQANDILGFEISKVMFEGSADELKQTKVTQPAVFLHSVILAKLLGEDFKPDMVAGHSLGEFSALVAAGGLSFENGLKLVSKRALAMQKACEIKPSTMAAIIGLEDDIIENTCKEVEGVVVPANYNSPGQLVISGEVDAINTTCEKLSAAGAKRAMVLPVGGAFHSPLMSPAKDELKEAIESVTISKPVCPIYQNVTAIGETDPSVIKQNLIDQLTAPVLWTKIENQMIADGMSELTEVGPGKVLQGLIKKIDRRFPTSSASI; translated from the coding sequence ATGAAAGGATATGTTTTTCCTGGACAAGGAGCTCAATTTACGGGTATGGGACTTGACCTATACGAGAACTCTGATGTTGCAAAAGAATTATTTCATCAAGCCAATGATATTTTAGGTTTTGAGATTTCGAAAGTGATGTTTGAAGGTTCTGCTGATGAACTAAAACAAACGAAGGTTACGCAACCTGCAGTCTTTCTACATTCCGTAATCTTAGCTAAGCTTTTAGGTGAAGATTTCAAACCAGATATGGTTGCCGGACATAGTTTAGGAGAGTTTTCTGCGCTTGTTGCTGCTGGAGGCTTATCTTTCGAAAATGGATTAAAATTAGTCTCAAAAAGAGCTTTAGCCATGCAAAAAGCATGTGAAATTAAACCTTCAACAATGGCTGCTATTATTGGTCTGGAAGATGATATTATTGAAAACACATGTAAAGAAGTAGAAGGCGTTGTTGTTCCTGCTAACTATAACTCACCAGGTCAACTGGTTATTTCAGGTGAAGTTGATGCCATCAATACCACTTGTGAGAAATTAAGTGCTGCTGGCGCAAAACGTGCTATGGTTTTACCGGTAGGAGGAGCATTCCATTCACCATTAATGTCTCCGGCAAAAGATGAATTAAAGGAGGCGATTGAAAGCGTTACAATTAGCAAACCAGTTTGTCCAATATACCAGAACGTAACAGCAATTGGAGAAACAGATCCATCTGTAATCAAACAAAACTTAATTGATCAATTAACAGCTCCTGTTTTATGGACTAAAATTGAGAATCAAATGATTGCCGATGGTATGTCTGAACTTACTGAAGTTGGTCCGGGGAAAGTACTACAAGGATTAATCAAAAAAATTGATAGACGTTTCCCTACATCAAGTGCGTCTATTTAA
- the pcaF gene encoding 3-oxoadipyl-CoA thiolase, which yields MESFIIDGIRTPIGNFGGSLSTVRADDLGALVISELINRNPNIDVNAISDVIMGCANQAGDDNRNVARMSLLLAGLPWKVPGETVNRLCASGMSAIVHAQRAINNLDGDLFISGGIENMTRGPWVISKVSKPFGRDAEMHDSSFGWRFINPKMKDLYGVDGMGQTAENLAELYNINREDQDLFAYNSHMKATKARETGVLKDEIISVSIPQRKKEDIIFSEDEFIKPKTNLEVLAKLRPAFKKDGSVTAGNSSGLNDGAAATLIASENGVKQYNLTPKARIVASGVAGVEPRYMGIGPVYASEIALKKAGLTMDDMDIIELNEAFAAQVLACTRKMGLEDNDPRINPNGGAIAIGHPLGVTGTRIVYAAALELERQNKRYALCTMCIGVGQGYAVIIERV from the coding sequence ATGGAAAGCTTTATAATAGACGGAATTAGAACCCCTATAGGTAATTTTGGAGGCTCATTATCTACAGTAAGAGCTGATGACTTAGGAGCGTTGGTGATTTCAGAACTTATTAATAGAAACCCTAATATAGATGTAAATGCCATCTCCGATGTGATCATGGGATGTGCAAACCAGGCTGGAGATGATAATAGAAATGTAGCCAGAATGTCTTTATTACTTGCCGGATTACCTTGGAAAGTTCCAGGAGAAACGGTTAATAGATTATGTGCTTCAGGGATGTCAGCTATTGTTCATGCACAGAGAGCCATAAATAATTTAGATGGAGATCTTTTTATTTCTGGTGGAATTGAAAATATGACCAGAGGTCCCTGGGTGATTTCTAAGGTTTCTAAACCTTTTGGTCGAGATGCGGAAATGCATGATTCTAGTTTTGGATGGAGATTTATCAATCCTAAAATGAAGGATTTATATGGTGTAGATGGTATGGGGCAGACAGCAGAGAATCTTGCAGAATTGTATAATATTAACCGTGAAGATCAAGATTTGTTTGCATATAATTCTCATATGAAGGCGACTAAAGCACGCGAAACGGGTGTTTTAAAAGATGAGATTATATCAGTTTCAATACCTCAAAGAAAAAAGGAGGATATTATTTTTTCAGAGGATGAATTTATTAAACCTAAAACTAATCTTGAAGTTTTAGCCAAGTTGAGACCAGCCTTTAAGAAAGATGGTAGTGTAACCGCTGGAAATTCATCAGGGTTGAATGATGGGGCAGCTGCGACTTTAATAGCTTCTGAGAATGGTGTTAAGCAATATAACCTTACTCCGAAGGCGAGAATTGTAGCATCTGGAGTTGCAGGAGTCGAGCCAAGATATATGGGGATAGGTCCTGTATATGCTAGTGAAATTGCTTTGAAAAAGGCAGGGCTAACTATGGACGATATGGACATCATAGAATTAAACGAGGCGTTTGCAGCGCAAGTTTTAGCATGTACTAGAAAAATGGGATTGGAGGATAACGATCCAAGAATTAATCCTAATGGAGGTGCGATCGCAATCGGACATCCTCTTGGTGTGACAGGAACGCGAATTGTTTATGCTGCCGCATTGGAGTTGGAAAGACAAAATAAGCGATATGCATTATGTACGATGTGTATTGGTGTAGGTCAAGGTTATGCGGTAATTATTGAAAGAGTATAA